From Pirellulales bacterium, one genomic window encodes:
- a CDS encoding ATP-binding protein: protein MQRHRLVRHLAFRYFLISLAALMVFAWWAAQAFNLALTRSTWTELEAAANLAATDAGPLVSKQSASQAEPFVQGQTEAVARIAKNTRTRITLVLTGGQVLFDTSDEASQMENHSNRPEVVAALAGTTGHDARYSDTRNEQMMYVAVPLRQEGKIVGAVRAAKSAADLQLVYHDSQRSLLEGIVVIGIVAGLAGWWFARRTSRQIVPLVNTAEMLSQGQQMPKLPLSEIVELAALTTALNKIARQLDERTLLIGQQGHEQEAVLASMVEGVLAVDSEQRVITLNSAAAQLIGSHQAELQGRNLQEVLRNADLRRFVSRALESPDPIEDDLVFHGEGPRILQVRGTALRDAAARSVGAVIVLNDVTRYRHLENLRRDFVANVSHELKTPIASIKGFVETLLDGAMAHPDDAQRFLKIIGSHAERLNNIIEDLLSLSKIEQSEQAVNLPLALAPLRPVLEAALHGCQPHAEARNIELCLDCDAALTARINPPLLEQAVINLVDNAIKYSEPGRQVFIEVASLPLPLGEGRGEGPEIALAVRDHGSGIAAEHLPRLFERFYRVDRARSRKLGGTGLGLAIVKHIVQAHQGRVSVVSTPGEGSVFCIHLPLPAAIPAEVGGIQ from the coding sequence GCCAATTTGGCGGCGACGGATGCGGGGCCGCTCGTTTCGAAGCAAAGCGCGTCTCAAGCCGAGCCTTTCGTACAAGGCCAGACAGAAGCGGTCGCGCGGATTGCAAAGAATACGCGTACGCGAATTACGCTCGTGCTCACCGGCGGTCAGGTCTTGTTTGACACGAGCGACGAGGCGTCGCAAATGGAAAATCATTCCAATCGGCCGGAAGTGGTCGCCGCGCTGGCTGGCACCACCGGGCACGATGCACGCTACAGCGACACGCGCAACGAACAAATGATGTACGTGGCGGTGCCGCTGCGGCAGGAGGGAAAAATTGTCGGTGCGGTGCGGGCCGCCAAATCGGCCGCCGATTTACAGCTCGTCTATCACGACAGCCAACGATCGCTGCTCGAGGGAATCGTTGTAATCGGAATTGTCGCAGGCTTGGCCGGGTGGTGGTTTGCACGGCGGACCAGCCGCCAAATTGTACCGCTGGTCAACACGGCTGAAATGCTCTCGCAAGGCCAGCAGATGCCCAAGCTGCCGCTTTCAGAAATTGTGGAACTGGCGGCCCTAACCACGGCCCTGAATAAAATTGCCAGACAACTCGACGAACGCACGCTGCTCATCGGGCAGCAAGGCCACGAGCAGGAAGCGGTGCTGGCCAGCATGGTCGAAGGGGTCTTAGCGGTCGATTCGGAACAGCGCGTAATCACGTTGAATTCCGCGGCCGCCCAGCTGATTGGCAGCCATCAAGCGGAACTGCAAGGGCGAAATCTGCAGGAAGTGCTGCGCAATGCCGATCTGCGGCGGTTCGTCTCTCGGGCCTTGGAATCGCCCGATCCCATTGAAGACGACCTCGTTTTCCACGGCGAAGGACCGCGGATTTTGCAAGTCCGCGGTACGGCCCTGCGCGATGCGGCGGCCCGCAGCGTGGGCGCGGTAATCGTGCTGAACGACGTAACCCGCTATCGGCATTTGGAAAATCTGCGGCGCGATTTCGTGGCCAACGTTTCGCACGAACTAAAAACTCCCATCGCCTCGATCAAAGGCTTTGTCGAAACATTGCTCGACGGGGCGATGGCGCATCCGGACGATGCGCAGCGGTTTTTGAAAATCATCGGCAGTCATGCGGAGCGGTTGAACAACATCATCGAAGATTTGTTGAGTCTGTCGAAGATCGAACAGAGCGAGCAAGCCGTGAATTTGCCGCTGGCGCTGGCGCCGCTACGGCCGGTGTTGGAAGCGGCGCTGCACGGTTGCCAACCGCATGCCGAGGCGCGAAACATCGAGCTTTGCTTAGACTGCGACGCTGCCCTCACGGCGCGCATCAATCCGCCCCTCTTGGAACAGGCCGTGATCAATCTGGTCGACAATGCCATTAAATACAGCGAGCCGGGCCGGCAGGTGTTCATTGAAGTCGCTTCCCTCCCTCTCCCTCTGGGAGAGGGCCGGGGTGAGGGGCCCGAAATCGCCCTCGCCGTGCGCGACCACGGCTCCGGAATTGCCGCCGAACATTTGCCCCGTTTGTTCGAGCGGTTTTATCGGGTCGATCGCGCTCGCAGCCGAAAATTAGGCGGAACTGGGCTGGGTTTGGCCATCGTCAAGCACATTGTGCAGGCCCACCAGGGGCGTGTTTCGGTCGTCAGCACTCCCGGCGAAGGGAGTGTGTTTTGCATCCATTTGCCTTTGCCGGCGGCAATTCCGGCAGAAGTGG